caattaattttttgaaaagtgTTAGCCATAAATATCTTAATGCATAGATACTTCATGGCAGAGTTTACTCATTGTAAGAGAATCTGATATAGCTTAAGAGCTATAGATGTTTAAAGAAAGTCTCTCTTTTACATGTCCTACTTATAGTTTGTTGTCATAGGCGGTTAATCCACCATCGTTGGCTTCTTTGTCATAGGTGATTACGTGGTTTTCCCTCGTACTGGAATGCATGCATTTTTTGGATGTGCTTTTCAAGGTGGTTGGGTCCGGCTCGTGATAGCTGATGCCTTCCTCCTCATCATGTACTATGGCTGGCATTACGGGCCATTGAAGCAATACGGATTGTGAGATGCATAAAGATTTTGCTAGCTTGGATTCTAGTCTTGACCCAAGCTTAGTGCTTGTctattcaaattcataaatttttagcatttcaattcaattcactgtaaaacaatttaattcaatttaatataatgcaATTTCAGCTTTGTTTATATTGatttaactaataataattttaaaaaatataataaactaaattaatttatttataattcattaaataaaaaatatagaaaaatatagaaaaatttaGAAACCAGAATTCCGAGCACCTAGGTATGTGCTTGGAAATTTCCGAGCACCTGAGTATGTGCTCGCATATATtccaaaatctgaaaatcaTATAAGTGCTCGGAAATATTACGAGCACTTTAGTATGTGCTTGGCATTTTTCGAGCACAATCGGGTGCTCGGATGTCCGAGCACTCTAAGGTGCTTGTATAAAAATTCCGACGAAGCGAATACCGAGCACTCTCGGTGCTAGGAAAGTGCTCGGTATATCTCGATTTTCCGAGCATTTTGCTTTATATTTCCGAGCACCAAGTGCTCGGCAAAGcttgttttttttgtaatgaacccactttagaagtcccggttggaatattccataattggtaaaaggccccacattccactcactattttcaactcacattttattataaaactaatatataaaagtaggacccacattccactatcttttttcaccaacttttctttacatttcttaaaacctgtgccgaactcaaccggtatcctaaagtgggacgaagggagtatgatttttacaaaacggGCGTTTGTGGGTTTGAGCAGGAAGTTTTTGTAAGAAAGTAACAAAATGACTACTCCAGATATAATGTGTAGAAATATTGTCATACGATATTACAAGTATTTTCTCGACAATGCAAATCCATCGGATTGAATCTAACTCCAGATCTAAAGTCAgtccattttataaaatgcttcttcaatatttgaaaagaaaaatgtctTCAAGCAACCTTTCTTTAACATCCTACATCATCTCTAATCTGAAAGCACTTCTGCAACCGTCACTCCTCTAAATCCGGTGATGAGGTATCCCCCGTGGCTGTAACATACAGGGTAAGTTCAGTAACACAAATTCAAGATTATgcaaaatatgcattttgaaACGTTTAAACTATATGATGCATTATCACAGTGTAGATAGCATTGGCAGCAAACTGAGTTTAGTCCTTGCACACAAATGCACGATATCATTCAAGCATGAAACATGAAAGTCGAAGCGTTTAATTATTAGCTTCGACATTCTCTGTTAGGAAGCTGGAAAGATCAATCGACAGATTCACAAAAAATGCACAAGAAAAATCAGCTTCTTGAAACCATCTCATTGTTAATCAAATTGATGTTTTGGTGTGTTTCATTTAGGGGAAAGAGAGAAGCAATACCTGCATTTGTCGGACAAGCTTGCTCCTTTCTGTGATTTTCCATGCATTGCTGGAGATACTTAAACGTCTCGATGTCACAAGGGATTGTGAGGCCGCCGCTGTGATCGAATCCAAACTCCTCCTCAACCTTCTCCAGCAAGACCTTAAACAAGGGATCACCAAGATAGCTAGTGGGGATGATAAACCTGCGAAGCTCCGGCCCCACATATACAGCAAGATAGCCTTTGGGAACGTCGCTAGGCATCTCTAAGCTATGGCTGCTCTCATCGTCCGAGTCGTACTGTAGGTTTGAGTTTCTCAACCTCAAGCTGATCTCAGGCGAGATGGCTGCACAGGCGCCTCCTTTGGACGCTGTCGTCGTGCAGTTCTTGGGCGTCAGAGCCACGAGCTGCCATTTTTTAAGGAACGCCTTGAACCTAACAATTTGCCCGATGCTCGTGATCTTGCTTTCTCCATTGTCATCCAT
The genomic region above belongs to Salvia hispanica cultivar TCC Black 2014 chromosome 3, UniMelb_Shisp_WGS_1.0, whole genome shotgun sequence and contains:
- the LOC125215779 gene encoding auxin-responsive protein SAUR36-like, giving the protein MDDNGESKITSIGQIVRFKAFLKKWQLVALTPKNCTTTASKGGACAAISPEISLRLRNSNLQYDSDDESSHSLEMPSDVPKGYLAVYVGPELRRFIIPTSYLGDPLFKVLLEKVEEEFGFDHSGGLTIPCDIETFKYLQQCMENHRKEQACPTNAATGDTSSPDLEE